A part of Aquaspirillum sp. LM1 genomic DNA contains:
- a CDS encoding TraY domain-containing protein, which translates to MSTVVELTPDIEQRLEALAARTGRSKREQLQDIIAQGVEDMEDYYLSAEVLKRVQQGQERVYSAEAVRRELGQEG; encoded by the coding sequence ATGAGCACCGTAGTGGAGCTCACCCCCGACATCGAGCAACGTCTCGAAGCGCTGGCGGCGCGCACCGGGCGCAGCAAGCGCGAGCAGTTACAGGACATCATCGCCCAGGGCGTGGAGGACATGGAGGACTATTATCTGTCCGCCGAAGTGCTCAAGCGCGTTCAGCAAGGGCAAGAGCGCGTGTACAGCGCAGAGGCGGTGCGGCGTGAGCTCGGACAGGAAGGTTGA
- a CDS encoding helix-turn-helix domain-containing protein: protein MSADFTACPNPLARAPRAGGRASVLIAPPSLQGALSAVVCRDTRGLALNAAQKLNHFPATPLVCLSWFQGMDIGLIESTEGGTRWRPLDAALTWSGSQSHPLVSWSPSVGRAGMACFPVDVAHALFGVDPHNLLDRFAPAQAVLDASWQGLLDDLLASADEYAALAALERHLAPRWQALRQRADPAPSLAQIGRHWVQRLAWQAMQWRDSHGERQIERRIKRYSGRSLREWRMLVKTEGALLAGLQRHHAGLPLDLAALAHDQGFADQAHLSRATKRITGFSPAEFARRFIEDESFWVYRLWV, encoded by the coding sequence ATGAGCGCCGATTTCACCGCCTGCCCCAACCCGCTCGCCCGCGCCCCGCGCGCTGGCGGGCGCGCCAGTGTGCTGATTGCTCCGCCCAGCCTGCAAGGCGCGCTCAGCGCCGTGGTGTGCCGCGACACGCGTGGGCTGGCGCTGAACGCCGCGCAAAAGCTCAATCATTTTCCCGCCACCCCGCTGGTGTGTTTGTCGTGGTTTCAGGGCATGGACATCGGCTTGATCGAATCCACCGAGGGCGGCACGCGCTGGCGGCCACTGGATGCTGCGCTGACCTGGTCGGGCAGCCAGTCCCACCCACTGGTCAGTTGGTCGCCCAGCGTGGGGCGCGCCGGCATGGCGTGTTTTCCGGTGGATGTTGCCCACGCGCTATTTGGCGTGGACCCGCACAACCTGCTGGACCGCTTTGCCCCGGCGCAGGCAGTGCTGGACGCCTCGTGGCAAGGCTTGCTGGACGATTTACTGGCCAGCGCCGACGAGTACGCTGCGCTGGCGGCGCTGGAGCGCCATCTGGCCCCACGCTGGCAAGCCCTGCGCCAGCGCGCCGATCCGGCTCCATCGCTGGCGCAGATTGGTCGCCACTGGGTGCAGCGGCTGGCCTGGCAGGCCATGCAATGGCGCGACAGCCACGGCGAACGCCAGATCGAACGGCGCATCAAGCGCTACAGTGGCCGCTCGCTGCGGGAATGGCGCATGCTGGTAAAAACCGAAGGCGCGCTACTTGCCGGCCTGCAACGCCACCACGCCGGCCTGCCGCTGGACCTGGCCGCGCTGGCGCACGACCAAGGTTTTGCCGACCAGGCCCACCTGAGCCGCGCCACCAAGCGCATCACCGGGTTTTCCCCGGCGGAATTCGCCCGGCGGTTTATCGAAGATGAATCGTTCTGGGTGTATCGGTTGTGGGTGTGA
- a CDS encoding type II toxin-antitoxin system RelE/ParE family toxin has protein sequence MSSDRKVEYTETALTALRKLDKPVARRIMDSLDAHIVGQDAPCATGKRLQGPLNGLWRYRVGDMRVICQIEDQVLRVLVLRLGKRSEIYR, from the coding sequence GTGAGCTCGGACAGGAAGGTTGAATACACCGAGACCGCGTTAACCGCCTTGCGCAAGCTCGACAAGCCAGTGGCCAGACGGATCATGGACTCTCTGGATGCGCATATTGTCGGCCAGGACGCGCCGTGCGCCACGGGCAAGCGCTTGCAAGGGCCGCTGAATGGGCTATGGCGCTATCGGGTGGGCGATATGCGGGTGATATGCCAAATCGAAGACCAGGTATTGCGTGTGCTGGTGCTGCGCCTGGGCAAGCGCAGCGAAATCTACCGCTGA